In Mauremys reevesii isolate NIE-2019 linkage group 8, ASM1616193v1, whole genome shotgun sequence, a single genomic region encodes these proteins:
- the IL17B gene encoding interleukin-17B: MSWLPSQLLLCALSVSFTWAATTKPKDQSKGAKGKRKGAARDEVQLPEAQTPGPDPVLKRSSMISAADSSYTLLEEYEQSIQEMVSQLRNSSEPADSKCQVNLRLWRSNKRSLSPWAYSINHDATRIPADIPEAQCLCTGCINPFTMQEDRTIVSIPIYSKLPVRRLLCHPPEGSGAKTRRKKKRCHKEYKMVMETIAVGCTCIF; encoded by the exons ATGTCCTGGCTTCCTTCTCAGCTTCTCCTCTGCGCTCTCTCCGTCTCCTTCACGTGGGCTGCTACCACCAAACCCAAGGACCAAAGCAAGGGAGCGAAAGGAAAGAGGAAAGGAGCGGCTAGGGATGAGGTGCAGCTGCCGGAGGCCCAGACACCCGGCCCCGACCCTGTGCTGAAGAGGAGCTCCATGATCTCAGCAGCAGACAGCTCCTACACGCTGCTGGAGGAGTACGAACAGAGCATCCAGGAGATGGTGAGCCAGCTGCGGAACAGCTCGGAGCCAGCCGACAGCAAGTGTCAGGTCAACCTGAGGCTCTGGAGGTCCAATAAGAGGAGTCTGTCTCCGTGGGCCTACAG TATAAACCACGATGCAACGCGGATCCCAGCAGACATCCCAGAGGCGCAGTGCCTCTGCACCGGCTGCATCAACCCCTTCACCATGCAGGAGGACCGCACCATCGTCAGCATCCCTATCTACAGCAAGCTGCCTGTCCGCCGGCTCCTGTGCCACCCCCCTGAGGGCTCAGGAGCCAAGACCCGCAGGAAGAAGAAGAGGTGCCACAAGGAGTACAAGATGGTCATGGAGACCATTGCCGTGGGCTGCACCTGCATCTTCTGA